One genomic region from Halobacteriovorax sp. HLS encodes:
- a CDS encoding AgmX/PglI C-terminal domain-containing protein gives MNMDVQTELKDLFELLPVGAASGQKGQVVKRKRVLVGSSSACDIHIDHPTVSPIHAVIEVVDGKFKIFDMDSPIGTYLNGKKIVSQEFQIEDSIKFGSIEFQFKNYSSDDLPPPLEMLAPIQKKKETIKKVLPKSAPVKETKSLPIEPPRVEYPLGADPKADFSEYIFEDVETLYPIFDYSPTKKSVEIIILHNERVYSVDYLPVKDGVFNLVGSKAGSRDVEYAYLGKTEKVPFVEIRGNDVFINSLHGYESMSLSDSKKDTAASQILLGNDDIIRFVNGDLQIYVRGTDAPPKVAHAPIMRRDKEFIKWLILVFLFCLMFLGFFTFYAVDEEIEKEKVPERIATILYKKKLTVSKTKAIDKTKDKPKEKIQKSPQQKKVTKVAVKKQDVKKVETKKANVKSGSKKAISKAPAKKATANKGPVDKKMDQVSKPKKTGGKASNSKSTANKKVANSKSKGAVDVFKSADFSSSLSSLMAKGGSVKSAQAVNTLDSSSGNEASIGGSDSATLKRAKVSNNVGSLTGATSGKLDSSKGVSGLVNKKNIYTAGVPFEEVVLGGMDPDVIRRILIDNIPQFRYCYQQELDRAKAAFNGIVRLDFIIGASGHVSKASVESASKALPSKVKGCVVNVLKGIRFPEPLGGGVVEVNQPFNFYPKRK, from the coding sequence ATGAACATGGATGTTCAAACAGAGTTAAAAGATTTATTTGAATTACTCCCCGTTGGCGCTGCCAGTGGCCAAAAGGGTCAAGTAGTCAAAAGAAAGAGAGTATTAGTAGGAAGCTCTAGCGCATGTGATATTCATATTGATCACCCTACAGTTTCTCCTATCCACGCTGTAATCGAAGTCGTAGACGGTAAGTTTAAGATTTTTGATATGGATAGCCCAATTGGTACTTATCTAAATGGTAAAAAGATTGTTTCTCAAGAGTTTCAAATTGAAGACTCAATTAAATTTGGATCTATAGAATTTCAATTTAAGAATTACTCTTCAGATGATTTGCCACCACCTCTTGAAATGTTGGCACCGATTCAAAAGAAAAAAGAAACTATAAAGAAAGTATTACCTAAGAGTGCTCCTGTAAAAGAGACAAAATCTCTTCCTATAGAGCCTCCAAGAGTTGAGTATCCTCTTGGAGCTGATCCAAAAGCAGATTTCTCCGAATATATTTTCGAAGATGTTGAAACTCTCTATCCAATTTTTGACTATTCACCAACAAAGAAGTCTGTTGAGATCATTATTCTACATAATGAGAGAGTATATAGTGTTGATTACTTACCTGTTAAAGACGGTGTTTTTAATCTAGTAGGTTCTAAAGCGGGCTCAAGAGATGTTGAGTATGCCTATTTAGGTAAGACAGAGAAAGTTCCATTTGTAGAAATTAGAGGTAATGATGTTTTTATAAACTCATTACATGGGTATGAATCAATGAGTTTAAGTGACTCAAAGAAAGATACCGCAGCCTCCCAGATACTACTAGGGAATGACGATATCATTAGATTTGTTAATGGAGATTTACAAATCTATGTAAGAGGAACTGATGCGCCACCAAAGGTTGCTCATGCTCCAATAATGAGAAGAGATAAGGAATTTATTAAGTGGCTTATTCTCGTTTTCTTATTTTGCTTAATGTTCTTGGGGTTCTTTACTTTCTATGCAGTTGATGAAGAAATTGAAAAAGAGAAAGTTCCAGAAAGAATCGCGACAATTCTCTATAAAAAGAAACTAACTGTTTCTAAAACAAAGGCCATCGATAAGACTAAGGATAAGCCTAAGGAGAAAATTCAAAAATCTCCACAACAAAAGAAAGTTACAAAGGTAGCAGTTAAGAAACAAGATGTTAAAAAGGTCGAAACGAAGAAAGCTAACGTTAAATCAGGTTCTAAAAAAGCTATAAGTAAAGCACCTGCTAAGAAAGCGACAGCTAATAAAGGTCCTGTTGATAAGAAAATGGATCAGGTATCAAAGCCTAAGAAAACAGGTGGAAAGGCCTCAAATAGTAAATCTACAGCAAATAAGAAAGTTGCGAATTCCAAGTCTAAAGGTGCTGTAGATGTGTTTAAGTCTGCCGACTTTTCAAGTTCTCTTAGTTCACTTATGGCAAAGGGTGGAAGTGTGAAATCTGCTCAAGCTGTAAACACGCTCGATTCTAGCTCTGGGAATGAAGCTAGTATTGGAGGAAGTGACTCTGCAACTTTAAAAAGAGCAAAAGTCTCTAATAATGTTGGAAGCTTAACTGGTGCAACTTCTGGTAAACTTGATTCATCTAAAGGTGTTAGTGGGTTAGTGAATAAGAAGAATATCTACACTGCAGGAGTTCCATTTGAAGAGGTTGTCCTTGGTGGAATGGACCCAGACGTAATTAGAAGAATTTTAATTGATAATATTCCACAGTTTAGATATTGCTATCAACAAGAGCTTGATAGGGCCAAGGCCGCATTTAATGGAATCGTGAGATTAGACTTTATCATTGGAGCTTCTGGACACGTTAGCAAAGCTAGTGTTGAATCTGCCTCTAAGGCCTTGCCGAGTAAAGTTAAAGGTTGTGTTGTGAACGTTCTAAAAGGAATTAGATTTCCTGAACCACTTGGTGGTGGTGTTGTAGAAGTTAATCAACCATTTAACTTCTATCCAAAAAGAAAATAA
- a CDS encoding tetratricopeptide repeat protein has translation MRILILLALLQFASCSSTSNKTVEAGPSKGSIDEFSWIENSDFNAVREVPFSPRADSFSGEIAKVDSLSKESLARVPEPKLEQFEQVEKTQDVLLVAISSCYRRQFDKGMKIFKDNLRKYKSHPGYWNLMGTCFYLQGKIRKALLSYNKSRDLKKNYAPPINNIGVIYQYQGLEQKALAAYKKASEVGNFSMTPMFNMGQLYLKYNLIDDAKNIYEKLVRRNNFDKDAVNGLATCYLKEGKANAAINLYAGLDTEFKKNPAVGINYSVALFSAGRQKDARTILANVDTSKLNNYESYYNQVLRKIGGTK, from the coding sequence ATGAGAATACTAATACTGTTAGCACTGCTGCAATTTGCATCTTGTTCAAGTACATCAAATAAGACTGTAGAAGCCGGTCCATCTAAAGGCTCTATTGACGAGTTCTCTTGGATAGAGAATTCTGACTTCAATGCCGTTCGTGAAGTACCTTTTTCACCTCGTGCTGACTCTTTTAGTGGCGAGATTGCAAAAGTGGATTCACTTTCAAAGGAATCTCTTGCCAGAGTTCCGGAGCCAAAACTAGAGCAGTTTGAACAAGTTGAGAAGACTCAAGATGTTTTACTTGTGGCAATTTCAAGTTGCTATAGAAGACAATTTGATAAGGGAATGAAGATTTTTAAGGATAATCTTAGAAAATATAAGTCCCACCCAGGGTATTGGAACCTAATGGGAACTTGCTTTTATTTACAAGGTAAAATTAGAAAGGCGCTTCTTTCATATAATAAGTCGAGAGATTTAAAGAAGAACTATGCCCCTCCAATTAATAATATTGGAGTGATCTATCAGTATCAAGGCCTTGAGCAAAAAGCATTAGCTGCCTACAAGAAAGCTTCTGAAGTTGGTAATTTTAGTATGACACCTATGTTTAATATGGGGCAGTTGTATTTAAAATATAACTTGATAGATGATGCCAAAAATATTTATGAAAAACTTGTTCGAAGAAATAATTTTGATAAAGATGCTGTAAATGGTCTTGCGACTTGTTACCTTAAAGAAGGTAAGGCCAATGCTGCGATTAATCTCTACGCAGGTCTTGATACAGAGTTTAAAAAGAATCCGGCCGTAGGTATTAATTATTCTGTAGCACTTTTTTCCGCTGGAAGACAAAAGGATGCTCGTACAATTCTAGCAAATGTAGATACATCTAAACTTAATAATTACGAGAGTTACTATAATCAAGTTTTAAGAAAAATTGGTGGTACTAAATGA